Genomic DNA from Rana temporaria chromosome 1, aRanTem1.1, whole genome shotgun sequence:
TCATGTGTTGGCATAGAACCAttaactgtttttttcttttctttttatgctTATTTAACCAGGGCACTCACAAGTCTTCAGGTGAATCTCTCCCTGCTTACGAACTTAAATAATGGCATGTATTTCAAGTTTGTGCTACTTTGTTACTGTTTACCATCTGGTATTATGATATATTTTTCCaagaaaagtgacaaaaaagtagcTGGATAATATTAAGATTTAAGTATGTTGAGAAATCACTCAAACACAGACCTGGATGATGCCCCACATACTTTACGCTCAGATCTATGCAGTCAAGGGATTTCAATACCAAGACCATCACACCATTCTTTGACTCGTATATCCAATGCCTTAGAAATTAGCCAGTCACCTAACGGAGTTTTCATTCATGAGCCACGCAATAGCCAGTGCCCCACGTCGGACACACAGACACCTTGTACAAATATTATTTGTAATGAAAGTTCATGCTGCACGCCTGTTCCTTCAGAACTCCCCAGCAATCTATGTACCACCAATCAGGAGAAATATCAGCAATCTTCTGATCATTTGTGTCTAACAAGCAAGAGAAATGAGGAGGAAGTCTCAGAAGACAAGAACACTGATGGACATAGTTATGTGCATAGTTCTCAAACCTTTCCTGATCCACAGAATTCAAACCTTCAGAACAAATGCATACATTATCTCTTGGAGTAACCATTCATAAAAGCAACCCCTTTTCTGAGCAAGAATCACATTTATCTAACATATTTTCGTGTCCTGATGTGCTTCCATCTTCTTCTGTTTATTCTTCAGACCAGTTTTTCAGTTTTGTAATTTTTCATGCCCCTGAAGACCAGGAGATAGCTTGCAGGGTTTGTAATGTTTTAGAACACCATGTGGTTGGGAAAGGTACAACTTTTTGTGAGGGGTTTGAGACTCCAGGAGTTAATCCTTTAATGTGTCTTGAAAATGCAGTGGAAAACAGTGCGTATATTGTACTTTTGCTCACTAATGCTTTTTTGAAAGCCACATGGACTCACTTTCAGAGTGCTACAGTAATGATGAATTCTATATACAATCCTGACAAATTGTGGAGTATCATTCCTTTTTATCCTAAATTAAATAAACCAAATGGTAAGATTccaatatggataaaaaacctgatTCCCTTGGATGAAAGCTCTTGTATATTTGAAACTAAAGTGCGTAACACATTCAAGAAGGAAGAAATTAAGAAACGGAAtacattgtgggaaaaaaaattgagaagaaCTACATCAGATTTTCAACAACCACAAAATATTTCCCTACAATGTTCGATGAGTGATGCCACTGCTGTGTTGCCACAACAAACCCAACCTCAATTTGCTGTATTTCATGGACAGACTCCAGTTATTCAGATCAGCCATGCTGGGAATGTGCAGATAGGGAATCAAAACACCATGAACATACAATTTTCACCAAATGAGCCACAAATGGTTTGGGATACAAACATGTATCACGATGCTGGGAATGAAACTCCAAATTGAAAAAGAGAAACGTGTCTGAAAGtgttaaacatacaaaaacattgtAATGACTTTTTAAATGATTTGATTTGTTCTAGTCTTGGATGATAAGGGTATTGTACTTTTTACAATGTACCTAAATGATTAGCCTAAGCAGCACAGGAATTAAAGCACAATTCAAGACATTACGTTGTTTGCTGTTTTGATGTTTAGTGTTGAGAAGGGTTAGAATTCCtggtacatttttatttcttattgtgaacccatttggaaattttcacatcCTCCCTGTTACACCAGGGCAAAATTGGTAATGTAACTGGAACAGGAAGGCACATACAAAAACATACGCTTCTTTTGTGGCTGTTTTTACTTTCATTGAAGAGTTCCATTGAGAACTAAATGTCCTGCCATGGTGGCAAATTGTACTTGTAATTCATAATTTAAAACAAACTGCTTTTGTCAGCCAGAAGAGCCTGCTTACGCTGTCAGAAGAGGCAATGGTTTGAGGGTGTGGGGGAGTCTACTTGTATTATGTTACAATCTAAATAGGGAAGTAACATCATCTAAAAGGTGAAGTTAGCCTTAAAATAGtattaaccccaaaaaataaaggttaattgaaggaaaaaagtaaacaaaaagaagaaaattaaTGTAGCCTCTACATCTATGGATTGGTAAACTGCAGTATATTACATTgtgagtattgtttttttttttatcaaatctttgttttattataataattgtgaaaaaaaagcaTGGTAGATATAAGGGAACATACTCGAACATATGTGGTGTATAAGTGTAGCACTCAAACAATATGATAAATAACACAATAATTGCATCCAAAAATAACATAAATAGTGATCACTCACTATATACAAACAATATATGTACAATACATAGTGATCGCTCACTGTGACAAAACTGgtaaatatattataaaacaagaaaatataaGTCCAAAAAGGAATGTGAATATGATAAAATAATCCCACCACGTGTCACACGGATGTCTGGAACTCAGACTCTGAAGTAATTCGTAAAGTGATCTTGACTTCTGATGTAAAACGTGATGACCCGCCATCGGTAAAATTGCAGGCTTACCAAAATTTAAATCTCTATGAGTCAAACAAGCATGAATGCTGATATTAACAGCTGGAGTGTCCTTGTAGAAAATGGATCGAAGCACCCGATCATCAACAGAGGCTGGTTCAACCAAATAGGAGATGAGCAGTGATGACAATTGCACAGACTTGCCCTCAGTATAAATCAATGATAAGGggagatggagaaggagagaagaggccacatagcgtaatctcgTTTTAAAATGATAAAATTTAATGAGCAATTGCACTTGCATGATGATGAAATATGCAGCGCATGTATGTATACAGATAAGGCGGCAGTTGAAcatgcttattaaccacttcagccccagatggATTTattcccttaatgaccaggccattttttgcgatccgTGCAATGTTGTGCCcaacaaatagttttcttttggtggtatttgatcacctctggcttttatgttttgcgctataaacaaaaaaagactggcaatttaaaaaaaaaaaaattaaatttctgctataatcccccccaaaaaatgtattcaccagtttaggccaatatgtattcttttacatatttttggttaaaaaaacactaagtgtttattgattggtttgcccaaaagttatagcatctgcaaactatgggatagagttATGTACTTTTTTATTGGTAATGGGGGCGCTCTGTGATTTttggtgggactgcgacattgcggcagacaaatctgaccccaaatgccactggtccccaaaaagtgtcattattacagtgatcggtgctaaaaaatacactgatcaatgtatacatGATATGTTAACAATaggagcgatcaaagggttaacggtgttccctaaagtgtgttctaactgtgtgggggtatGGGCTTACTAGGACaacacagagatcactgttcctgatcactaggaacagcagatcttaaTGTTGTCCCATCACAATGGGGATTTCCAccatgtttacataggcagaatggggatctgcctttcTTTACCTCAATCGCGACTGGCCGGCAGACCTGCGGGCAAACTCCCATGCTGCGCAGAGGGCGCTTCCGGTGGCGTGCGCGCACCCACTATATCTTATGCACGGACCAACGTATGGGTATGCCGGTTCACGCAGCCgggccgccctgctgcagtatatgtgtGGTGGGCAGACTGGAAGTTGCTAAAACAATGCCTCCAAAGGTATACGGTCAAAATAAGGGCTTTTGCCACAAACCTATATGGACAAAATTACGAAATTTCATAGTAACAATCTATTGCAGTAAAAATAACATGCCTTCATGGATAAcatatatacagttgcaagaaaaagtatgttaacccttttggaatgatatggatttctgcacaaattggtcattaaaatttGATCTGATTTTCatttaagtcacaacaatagacaatcacagtctgcttaaactaataacacacaaagaattaaatgttactatgtttttattgaacacaccatgtaaaccaggggtctcaaactcaaattacctgagggccacaagacaagtttccatatcccatggggggccgcatgcaaactttcaaacttcaaaaacagtactggtgtcagcgaacgcattattaaccctgaccactacactgcacactgaccattacactacactacacactgaccactcaccatcagggtacaaagccacgcacatcagggtacaaagcccagcacatcagggtacaaagcccagcacatcagggtacagggcacatcagagcacagcacataggggtacagcacaacaggccacatcagggtgcacggcacatcagggcagggcatatcaggacagggcacatggcacagtgcagtacatggcacatcagggcacagcacatcaggacagggcacatggcacatcagggtacagggcacatgaaacagcacatcagggtacaaagcctagcacatcagggtacatggggcacatcaggatacatggggcacatggcacatcagggtacatgggccacatcagggtacatggggcacatacgagcacaccagagcacatggggcacatgagagcatatcagggcacaatcagggaacatggggcacatcagggaacatggggcacatgagagcacatcagggcacagcacatcaggacagggcacatggcacatcagggtacaggacatggcacatcagggcacagcacatcaggacagggcacatggcacatcagggtacagggcacatgaaacagcacatcagggtacaaagcccagcacatcagggtaccccatgtaccctgatgtgctgggctttgtaccctgatgtgctgtttcatgtgccctgtaccctgatgtgctgggctttgtaccccgatgtgctgtttcatgtgccctgtaccctgatgtgccctgtcctgatgtgctgtgccctgatgtgccatgtcctgtaccctgatgtgccatgtgccctgtcctgatgtgctgtgccctgatgtgctctcatgtgccccatgttccctggtgtgccccatgttccctgattgtgccctgatgtgctctcatgtgccccatggcacatcagggtacatgggccacatcagggcacaatcagagcaca
This window encodes:
- the LOC120910613 gene encoding TIR domain-containing adapter molecule 1-like, which encodes MLRNHSNTDLDDAPHTLRSDLCSQGISIPRPSHHSLTRISNALEISQSPNGVFIHEPRNSQCPTSDTQTPCTNIICNESSCCTPVPSELPSNLCTTNQEKYQQSSDHLCLTSKRNEEEVSEDKNTDGHKSNPFSEQESHLSNIFSCPDVLPSSSVYSSDQFFSFVIFHAPEDQEIACRVCNVLEHHVVGKGTTFCEGFETPGVNPLMCLENAVENSAYIVLLLTNAFLKATWTHFQSATVMMNSIYNPDKLWSIIPFYPKLNKPNGKIPIWIKNLIPLDESSCIFETKVRNTFKKEEIKKRNTLWEKKLRRTTSDFQQPQNISLQCSMSDATAVLPQQTQPQFAVFHGQTPVIQISHAGNVQIGNQNTMNIQFSPNEPQMVWDTNMYHDAGNETPN